In one window of Henckelia pumila isolate YLH828 chromosome 1, ASM3356847v2, whole genome shotgun sequence DNA:
- the LOC140882719 gene encoding cysteine-rich receptor-like protein kinase 10, with translation MTIIIVVSISIGVFLIVAVFAGFLLMRKKKKPYQVIEPAHGIDVSESLQYDFREIKAATDDFSDANKLGQGGFGFVYKGKLPNGQEIAVKRLSVGSGQGDVEFKNEVLLVAKLQHRNLVRLLGFSLERAERLLVYEFVQNASLDKFLFNPIKCKDLDWERRSKIIGGISRGLLYLHEESRLKIIHRDLKASNILLDGEMNSKIADFGMARLCPTDETQGSTNRIVGTYGYMSPEYAMHGQFSVKSDVFSFGVLILEIVTGQKNNSFRNGENTEDLLSVAWKYWHQRTIEDMIDPVLRASLGSLRDILRCIHIGLLCVQDNPANRPTMASIVLMLSSFTISLPVPSEPTFFHK, from the exons ATGACCATCATCATTGTTGTTTCAATTTCAATTGGTGTGTTTCTGATAGTAGCTGTATTTGCTGGCTTCCTGCTAATGAGAAAAAAGAAGAAACCGTACCAAGTAATTGAAC CTGCACACGGTATTGATGTATCAGAATCTCTACAATATGACTTCCGCGAAATTAAAGCTGCAACAGACGATTTCTCGGATGCAAATAAGCTGGGGCAAGGTGGATTTGGTTTCGTTTACAAG GGAAAACTTCCCAATGGACAAGAAATCGCTGTAAAAAGGCTGTCCGTTGGTTCGGGCCAAGGTGATGTGGAGTTCAAGAATGAAGTGTTGCTAGTAGCCAAGCTACAACACCGAAATCTTGTTAGACTCTTGGGTTTCTCCTTGGAAAGAGCTGAGAGGCTTCTTGTCTATGAATTTGTTCAAAATGCAAGCCTCGACAAATTTTTGTTCA ATCCTATCAAGTGCAAAGATTTGGATTGGGAAAGGCGTTCGAAGATCATTGGAGGAATTTCGAGAGGACTTCTTTATTTGCATGAGGAATCTCGACTTAAAATAATCCATCGTGATTTGAAAGCCAGCAATATACTTTTAGACGGTGAGATGAACTCCAAAATTGCGGACTTTGGCATGGCGAGGTTGTGTCCCACAGATGAAACTCAAGGCAGTACCAACAGAATTGTGGGAACATA TGGGTATATGTCACCGGAATATGCAATGCACGGCCAATTTTCTGTTAAATCCGACGTATTTAGCTTTGGAGTGTTGATTCTAGAAATCGTGACTGGCCAGAAAAACAACTCATTTCGAAATGGAGAGAATACAGAAGACCTCTTAAGCGTG GCATGGAAATATTGGCACCAAAGAACGATCGAGGATATGATCGACCCCGTGCTGAGGGCTAGTTTGGGTTCCTTACGTGATATATTACGATGCATTCATATTGGATTGTTATGCGTGCAAGATAATCCAGCAAATAGACCAACAATGGCTTCCATTGTTCTAATGCTTAGTAGTTTTACCATCTCTTTGCCGGTTCCTTCAGAGCCAACATTTTTTCACAAATAG